The DNA segment CAAAAGCTTGAAACATTGAGCACTTAGGCCAGCTTTGGGGTAAGGCTGTTTTAGATAGACATATACTGTACATAGAAATCATTAATTCTTCCTACAGCACTCCAATTTCTGTTTGTCACAAGTACCAAGCTGCACCACCTGCCACTCTGTCCAAGACATAACTATAACGCTGAACTtggtcaacatcatcccGATCAAATTTTCCCATGCTGATGTGCATATGCCAACAATTACTAAACATCACTCCGACAATGACGTTTGCGCTTGGGTTATCTGACATTCCAACTGAATCCGACCCGGCCCGTGCCAAAAGCGGCCAGCTTCCGAGCTCGAGTTACACCGCCCGCTTGTCACTCTGAGACACACAACCCCTCCGTCATTTCTGCTGGAAAGAATAATAACAAGATCCTGATCTTACTTACGGCTGAGGTTTGCAtccctccaaatcctcctcacACACCACTCCGTCTTCCACCCAAAATTCCCACAAAATGTCCCACCTTCCGTGTTTTTGCTACAAAGGATTTGGCGAAGAGAAGCGTCAGGAGCTTTGGTACAGCCAGGCTGTGCGTATCGGAGACCAAATTGAGTGCTCTGGTCAAGGTACGATTGCTCAGATCTGGTCTACCCTCTTCACCAACTAATCAGCGACAAAACAGGCGGCTGGAACCCCGAAACAAGCGAAGTCCACAAGAGCTTGTCCGACGAGTTCGACCAGGCGTTCAAGAATGTCGATCTAGCCCTTCGCACCGCTGGCGGAAAGGGGTGGTGCCAGGTGTACAAAATCCGTGTGTATCTTACCATCATTGACGACGAAGCGGTTGAGGCGTTGGTTCGCAACCTGAGGACGTGGATGCCGGATCATCAGCCTATTATGACGGCGATTGGGGTGAACAAGTTGGGCTTGGAAGGGATGAGGATCGAGGTGGAGGCTGTTGCTCATGATCCCGAGGGGGCTGCGAAGCATGCTGCGGAGGAGGCAGCTGGTTCGCATTAGGAAAGGGACACGCAGGATGTGCCATCGATAGCATCAATTTACCTTGCATTGCATGTGGTATATTGGTTGGTTTAGTCATAGCAGTGATCTCGGGCGGTGAGATTTTGGACCGAGATTTATTCCAACCAGGCGAATGGAGAGAAAGCCGTGAGACATCCGAGATCTCATCTTCCCGACGTCTTTGTGATCCATACGACGAGGGACGTCCCATTAAGGTTTTGCACAGCCACCTTGGGGTTCCCCCTTTTAGGCAAGTTTCATGTGCTTGGCCGACGCTTCACGGCTTGGACACTCCACCATGTGTACCAGTTGGTCATAGGTAGCATCAACAAAATAGATGGTTCCGAATTTGTCAGCCCATGATAATGTCATCTTTAACATCTCCCATTTAATAAGCCGCCCCGATCTCCCTTGTTTCACAATTAACTTACTCAACCATCCACCTTCGACGCACCAACACCAAATTCGGCGTCATGACCAACCCGTCAGCAGCACCAGTTTC comes from the Podospora pseudocomata strain CBS 415.72m chromosome 5, whole genome shotgun sequence genome and includes:
- a CDS encoding hypothetical protein (antiSMASH:Cluster_2; COG:J; EggNog:ENOG503P4FP), which produces MSHLPCFCYKGFGEEKRQELWYSQAVRIGDQIECSGQGGWNPETSEVHKSLSDEFDQAFKNVDLALRTAGGKGWCQVYKIRVYLTIIDDEAVEALVRNLRTWMPDHQPIMTAIGVNKLGLEGMRIEVEAVAHDPEGAAKHAAEEAAGSH